The nucleotide sequence TAACTTCCATGGCACCGCCGGCTTTGGAATCTTTCAAAAGTTTGTCATAACCGTCATAGGCATCAACATGAAGATAACCCTTAAATCCATTTAAGAAGGTTTTGGCATTATCTCCTGCCCTTGATGGCTGATAATCGTATAGAACAATAGGCTCATGCCCATTGCCTGTACGGTACATCCACATATAAGACCTTGTTGTGGCCTCACGGCCCGGCTCATTGAGAACTTCTAGTTCTGTTTCGTCCGCATGAGCTACATCATAGTCCGTAAGGTATTTACGTAGACGCAGGTACAAAGGATTCAGCCAATCTTGTGCAGCCCGAATAATCCAGTTAGCCATGTTTTGACGGTTAACTGGTAAACCACGCCGCTTGTATTCTTGTTCCTGCCTATAAAGAGGAGTAGCATCTACATATTTCCTAGTCATGATATATGCTATTATAGAAGGGGATGCTATACTTCCCTTAATGACAGGCTTAGGGGTTGGCGCCGAAATCATTGGGACAGTTATATCTTCCTTTTCACATTTCCGACAGGAATAAATCATGCTGTGGATTTCTTTTACGATAATTTGTGCCGGGATGACCTCCAGCTCTCTGCGGATTTCGGAACGCACCTCATGGAGTTGACCGCCACATTGAGAACAAACCTGTTCTTCAGCTGAGAGCTTATATTCAACTATTTGCTTAGGAAGATCTGAAAGATCTTTTTCACGTTTTCCTTTAAGCTTTTTAGCCTTGGATGAAGATTGTTGTTGCTTTGCACAATCATCTAAATTAGGCTCAGCAGTAAAAGGCTGTCGCTCACTTTCAGCCTCGTTAAATATTGGCATGTTAATCTGACCATCTATATTCTTTTCACTGGATTTACCAAATAGTCTCTGCTTGTTGAGCTTGTATTGCTCTTCATACCATTTTAGTCTAAGCTCAGCCTGCTCCTTTTCAATGCTGAGTTTTATGAAGGCATCCTCTAGCTCTTTACGACTGTAATTCTCTAAGTTAAATGATTTTACTTCTGTTTTACTCATACTTATATTATACACTTTTCATACAAAATTATCAAGAAAAAAAGTCGTAAAAAGCTAGTGTTTTCAACGGTTTTAGAAGTTTTAAAGAGTTGGAAATTATCCACTTTTTGATTGAATTTTTTAGGGTTATCCACAAAAAATCAAATGATTTTTCTCTGCATAATATCACGATGTACTCCCTTTTGGTTAATATCCAGTCCATCTAAAAGCCAGCGGAGCTCCCGCTCCGTTACATGTATAACTTTGTCTTTAGAATTATTAGGCCACTTAAAGCGACCTTTTTCCAAACGGCGATAGTAAAGCCAGAATCCATTCCGCTCCCAATAGAGCAACTTGAGTTTGTCGCGTTTAGCGTTGCAGAATACAAAAAGTGCATCAGAGAATGGATCTAACTTAAAATTCATCTGAACGATGATGGCGAGACCGTCAATAGATTTTCTCATATCAGTACTTCCAGCAGCCAAAAATACATTAGAAGTCTGCTTTAGGTTTAACATAAAGTTAATAGGGATTGGACAACATCTGCAAAGAGTTCTTTATCGAAGTCTTGCGAAACTGAAATTTCAGCCTTACCGACTTTTACAGTAATAGATGTTGTTGTTATAGATAAATTTGTTTTTACTGAAACCCACTGCTGTCTTGGTTCTTCTTTAAACTCTGCTTTGTTGAATTTGTTAATCCAATAGCGTAATTTGTGTATACTCAATTGTTTTTGCTGACACCATACCGGCCCGGTAAGGCCGCTAGATCTATAATCAGCAATGAGCTGCTGCCAATCTTCCATATTTAATTTTGTCAATAAAAACACCTCCGGAATTTTATTCTAGAGGTATTATCTCACAAGATTTATATTCATAAAATGTGTGGACAGTTTGACGCTTACTCTGGCAAAGGTTGAATGATCTGGCTTTGCTTAATTTTCAAGAAGGTACATAAAGTTGATATCACGGCGGCATGCTGTTTCCATAGCACGTGATGAATAGATATGGTTCATGTAAGCATAAAGTACAATCTTCAGCATCTGTCGTGGCGTTGCTTGATTTTCCCTCGGTTCTCGGGAATAAGTCTAATATAAATCTTCTAAATCCATCTCCTCCACAAACTGACTTAGCAAACTTACTGAATCATTTACTGGGATTATACAATCCATATCGAATGGAAGTTTTAATTGAAAATATCTTTGATTAAGTGTATAATTTTTTGTAAAATGTTATGTTTTTGCATACTAATATTTCACCATAAATCCCTCACTTTTTGAAGTGGGGGATTTATAGTTTTATAAAAAAGAACTGCCGCTCTTTTTTTAGTTAGTGCGACGGCCCCATGGAGGCTCCCGAATTAATTATATAAACTCATTGAACCAGCAATTTGTCATTGTTGTCTCAATGAGTTTTCTTATACTACATAAGTAAGTTAATATCCTTTTATTTGATATAACTTGCAGTGGATTCTCTAAAGATTGGATCAGTTTTTACATAGGTAATTTGAAATGGTTTTGAAGGATTTTCTAATCTTGAAAGTAACATTTCAGCTGCCATTAATCCCATCTCTTTTCTATATATATGGACAGTGGTTAGTTGGGGATCTATAATCCGTGATTCGAGAGCATTGTCGAAGCCGCAAATAGAAACTTCATTTGGGACCTCAATGCCTTTGTGTTTCAATGCCTGCATAACAGTAACAGCAATAAAATCATTTGCGCAGATAAAGGCTGAAGGTAGTACTTTCATCTTTTCTATTTGCTCTGCTATCCATATATAATCGTTATAGGGGTATTTGTCGTCATCTTCTAATATACAAGAAGATAAATCTAGCTGAAGTTTACATTCAAATAATGCTCTGTTATAGCCTAACCATCTCTCATTAAAACTTTTGCAATGCTTAAAGTCGCCAATAAAACCAATATTGGTATGCCCATCAGCTATTAATTTTTTTGTCAAAGCATAGGTGCTGTGCTCGTTTTCCATTAATATTATATCTGCATTAAGTTCAGTGAAGGATATATCATAAACGCAGTCAATGAGAATGGTAGGTAAATTAAGTTTACAAATCAGCTCGGTATATTTTTTGTTAAACAACTCTATACATATAATTCCATCTACCTTTTTCTCATCGAAATTGTTAGGAAAGATCAAAGAGTCAATTTCCGTATCCCTAACCACATAAATTGAAAGAGTGAATCCTTCAGCGCTGATTTTTCTCTCTAGTTCATTTAAAAGCGCATTACCAAAATGATTGGCGTAAGGCATATGGTGTGTTATCAAGGCGATGTTACAATTTCGCTTTTGTGTCAAATTTTTAGTGTCCATTAATGCATAATGTCTATATTTTAAGCTTATCGCTTTCTCTATAACTTTACTTCTCGTTGCCTCGGGTATAGACTTATGACCATTTAAAGCTTTTGATACAGTATTCCTAGACAAACCTAATGCATGTGCAATGTCTTGTATTGTTACCTTTTCTTTATTCATAGCATTTTTGCCTCCATAGACTATGTGTCATTTTTCACAGATTTATTATCCTTATAAATCTAATCTTAAAATTCATATTTCTAATGCCAATATTCTGACTCAATCCATAATACATAATTGTTTAATATTTAACTATGCAATATATGCATACTAATGTAAATGTACAACAGTTTATTTTGAATTTCAAGAAGAAAATGAAAAAATAAAGAAAGATATTAATCAGCATAGATTAGATTG is from Clostridium thermarum and encodes:
- the tnpC gene encoding IS66 family transposase gives rise to the protein MSKTEVKSFNLENYSRKELEDAFIKLSIEKEQAELRLKWYEEQYKLNKQRLFGKSSEKNIDGQINMPIFNEAESERQPFTAEPNLDDCAKQQQSSSKAKKLKGKREKDLSDLPKQIVEYKLSAEEQVCSQCGGQLHEVRSEIRRELEVIPAQIIVKEIHSMIYSCRKCEKEDITVPMISAPTPKPVIKGSIASPSIIAYIMTRKYVDATPLYRQEQEYKRRGLPVNRQNMANWIIRAAQDWLNPLYLRLRKYLTDYDVAHADETELEVLNEPGREATTRSYMWMYRTGNGHEPIVLYDYQPSRAGDNAKTFLNGFKGYLHVDAYDGYDKLLKDSKAGGAMEVTLVACFAHARRYFTDTLKAVTDKESYMYTSAYQGVKYIDEMFKLEEELSSLSSEDRYDERLSKLKPMLEAYFSWIEKEHALALPKSSYGKAVNYSFNQKDKLMSILKDGRLELSNNRAERAIKPFVIGRKNWLFANTPQGAKASAVTYSIIETAKENDLNPFEYLKYLFEQFPNVDINDSEVLDSLLPWSSTLPKYCKSKQV
- the tnpB gene encoding IS66 family insertion sequence element accessory protein TnpB (TnpB, as the term is used for proteins encoded by IS66 family insertion elements, is considered an accessory protein, since TnpC, encoded by a neighboring gene, is a DDE family transposase.) → MLNLKQTSNVFLAAGSTDMRKSIDGLAIIVQMNFKLDPFSDALFVFCNAKRDKLKLLYWERNGFWLYYRRLEKGRFKWPNNSKDKVIHVTERELRWLLDGLDINQKGVHRDIMQRKII
- the tnpA gene encoding IS66 family insertion sequence element accessory protein TnpA, with protein sequence MTKLNMEDWQQLIADYRSSGLTGPVWCQQKQLSIHKLRYWINKFNKAEFKEEPRQQWVSVKTNLSITTTSITVKVGKAEISVSQDFDKELFADVVQSLLTLC
- a CDS encoding LacI family DNA-binding transcriptional regulator, whose protein sequence is MNKEKVTIQDIAHALGLSRNTVSKALNGHKSIPEATRSKVIEKAISLKYRHYALMDTKNLTQKRNCNIALITHHMPYANHFGNALLNELERKISAEGFTLSIYVVRDTEIDSLIFPNNFDEKKVDGIICIELFNKKYTELICKLNLPTILIDCVYDISFTELNADIILMENEHSTYALTKKLIADGHTNIGFIGDFKHCKSFNERWLGYNRALFECKLQLDLSSCILEDDDKYPYNDYIWIAEQIEKMKVLPSAFICANDFIAVTVMQALKHKGIEVPNEVSICGFDNALESRIIDPQLTTVHIYRKEMGLMAAEMLLSRLENPSKPFQITYVKTDPIFRESTASYIK